From one Rosa rugosa chromosome 4, drRosRugo1.1, whole genome shotgun sequence genomic stretch:
- the LOC133745777 gene encoding uncharacterized protein LOC133745777 isoform X3 — MEICGDKWKSSDDMKAVLSRPSLASRFSFGERFPWWLHATTFSPRKRTTEGAAMESKPPLNKDGMVAYTSFSSMFYPGRVLAEEWPMVESALGEYGMSCKLDWDGRFITVATTTRTRGADIVYKARDLLHLLALTNVPPSMAIQILDGRLHCDIIWTANCYGGLLSKLSFKSKGQYFTRMKNIRRNVEGLVSVSGCSLFINGFSVTAISAIPEGLLTIRGIVTSCIVKGQNPGTAVRLLKLFQERNGQTENLEMDAYGFKTAPGAKLRFLKRLGGNPLVEQKNSELTLTRGDDVGELKPSIGNPRVEHKKSEDDPTPEVNHTEFSLFGPSLNKDGMLVCGSFFLDHREDRSRSRSLATVEVAFRRLWHFMYNVSG; from the exons ATGGAGATCTGCGGCGACAAATGGAAGTCGTCGGACGATATGAAGGCGGTGTTGTCCCGTCCGTCACTCGCATCACGCTTTTCGTTTGGCGAAAGATTTCCGTGGTGGCTGCACGCAACGACCTTTTCGCCGAGAAAACGAACAACAGAAGGGGCGGCGATGGAGTCGAAGCCGCCGTTGAACAAGGATGGCATGGTTGCTTACACCTCCTTCTCTTCCATGTTTTATCCTGGACGAG TGTTGGCAGAAGAATGGCCCATGGTGGAGTCGGCCTTGGGAGAGTATGGCATGTCATGCAAACTCGATTGG GATGGGAGGTTCATAACAGTGGCAACGACGACAAGGACTAGGGGTGCAGATATTGTTTACAAGGCTAGGGACCTCCTTCATCTTCTGGCATTGACTAATGTTCCACCATCAATG GCCATACAGATACTGGATGGCAGGCTGCATTGTGACATCATCTGGACTGCCAATTGTTACGGTGGTCTTCTCTCTAAACTTTCGTTTAAGAGTAAG GGGCAATATTTTACACGGATGAAAAATATTCGGCGCAACGTGGAG GGCCTTGTATCTGTATCCGGTTGCTCCCTCTTCATTAAT GGATTTTCTGTCACTGCAATTAGCGCAATTCCTGAAGGACTATTGACGATCAGGGGTATTGTGACATCCTGCATTGTTAAAGGTCAGAATCCTGGAACTGCTGTCAGGTTGTTGAAATTGTTTCAAGAAAGGAATGGACAGACAGAGAATCTCGAGATGGATGCTTATG GGTTCAAAACTGCTCCTGGAGCAAAACTGAGATTCTTGAAGCGATTAGGTGGGAACCCATTAGTTGAACAGAAAAATTCGGAGCTTACCCTGACTAGGGGGGATGATGTCGGGGAACTGAAGCCATCCATTGGGAACCCGCGAGTTGAACACAAAAAATCGGAGGATGACCCGACACCAGAAGTCAATCACACAGAGTTTTCTTTATTTGGCCCTTCGTTGAACAAAGATGGAATGCTTGTGTGTGGTTCGTTCTTCCTTGATCATCGAG AAGATCGAAGCCGTTCTAGAAGCTTGGCCACTGTTGAAGTCGCTTTTAGAAGATTATGGCATTTCATGTACAATGTATCTG GCTGA
- the LOC133745777 gene encoding uncharacterized protein LOC133745777 isoform X2, with the protein MEICGDKWKSSDDMKAVLSRPSLASRFSFGERFPWWLHATTFSPRKRTTEGAAMESKPPLNKDGMVAYTSFSSMFYPGRAKVLAEEWPMVESALGEYGMSCKLDWDGRFITVATTTRTRGADIVYKARDLLHLLALTNVPPSMAIQILDGRLHCDIIWTANCYGGLLSKLSFKSKGQYFTRMKNIRRNVEGLVSVSGCSLFINGFSVTAISAIPEGLLTIRGIVTSCIVKGQNPGTAVRLLKLFQERNGQTENLEMDAYGFKTAPGAKLRFLKRLGGNPLVEQKNSELTLTRGDDVGELKPSIGNPRVEHKKSEDDPTPEVNHTEFSLFGPSLNKDGMLVCGSFFLDHRDRSRSRSLATVEVAFRRLWHFMYNVSG; encoded by the exons ATGGAGATCTGCGGCGACAAATGGAAGTCGTCGGACGATATGAAGGCGGTGTTGTCCCGTCCGTCACTCGCATCACGCTTTTCGTTTGGCGAAAGATTTCCGTGGTGGCTGCACGCAACGACCTTTTCGCCGAGAAAACGAACAACAGAAGGGGCGGCGATGGAGTCGAAGCCGCCGTTGAACAAGGATGGCATGGTTGCTTACACCTCCTTCTCTTCCATGTTTTATCCTGGACGAG CAAAAGTGTTGGCAGAAGAATGGCCCATGGTGGAGTCGGCCTTGGGAGAGTATGGCATGTCATGCAAACTCGATTGG GATGGGAGGTTCATAACAGTGGCAACGACGACAAGGACTAGGGGTGCAGATATTGTTTACAAGGCTAGGGACCTCCTTCATCTTCTGGCATTGACTAATGTTCCACCATCAATG GCCATACAGATACTGGATGGCAGGCTGCATTGTGACATCATCTGGACTGCCAATTGTTACGGTGGTCTTCTCTCTAAACTTTCGTTTAAGAGTAAG GGGCAATATTTTACACGGATGAAAAATATTCGGCGCAACGTGGAG GGCCTTGTATCTGTATCCGGTTGCTCCCTCTTCATTAAT GGATTTTCTGTCACTGCAATTAGCGCAATTCCTGAAGGACTATTGACGATCAGGGGTATTGTGACATCCTGCATTGTTAAAGGTCAGAATCCTGGAACTGCTGTCAGGTTGTTGAAATTGTTTCAAGAAAGGAATGGACAGACAGAGAATCTCGAGATGGATGCTTATG GGTTCAAAACTGCTCCTGGAGCAAAACTGAGATTCTTGAAGCGATTAGGTGGGAACCCATTAGTTGAACAGAAAAATTCGGAGCTTACCCTGACTAGGGGGGATGATGTCGGGGAACTGAAGCCATCCATTGGGAACCCGCGAGTTGAACACAAAAAATCGGAGGATGACCCGACACCAGAAGTCAATCACACAGAGTTTTCTTTATTTGGCCCTTCGTTGAACAAAGATGGAATGCTTGTGTGTGGTTCGTTCTTCCTTGATCATCGAG ATCGAAGCCGTTCTAGAAGCTTGGCCACTGTTGAAGTCGCTTTTAGAAGATTATGGCATTTCATGTACAATGTATCTG GCTGA
- the LOC133745777 gene encoding uncharacterized protein LOC133745777 isoform X1 yields MEICGDKWKSSDDMKAVLSRPSLASRFSFGERFPWWLHATTFSPRKRTTEGAAMESKPPLNKDGMVAYTSFSSMFYPGRAKVLAEEWPMVESALGEYGMSCKLDWDGRFITVATTTRTRGADIVYKARDLLHLLALTNVPPSMAIQILDGRLHCDIIWTANCYGGLLSKLSFKSKGQYFTRMKNIRRNVEGLVSVSGCSLFINGFSVTAISAIPEGLLTIRGIVTSCIVKGQNPGTAVRLLKLFQERNGQTENLEMDAYGFKTAPGAKLRFLKRLGGNPLVEQKNSELTLTRGDDVGELKPSIGNPRVEHKKSEDDPTPEVNHTEFSLFGPSLNKDGMLVCGSFFLDHREDRSRSRSLATVEVAFRRLWHFMYNVSG; encoded by the exons ATGGAGATCTGCGGCGACAAATGGAAGTCGTCGGACGATATGAAGGCGGTGTTGTCCCGTCCGTCACTCGCATCACGCTTTTCGTTTGGCGAAAGATTTCCGTGGTGGCTGCACGCAACGACCTTTTCGCCGAGAAAACGAACAACAGAAGGGGCGGCGATGGAGTCGAAGCCGCCGTTGAACAAGGATGGCATGGTTGCTTACACCTCCTTCTCTTCCATGTTTTATCCTGGACGAG CAAAAGTGTTGGCAGAAGAATGGCCCATGGTGGAGTCGGCCTTGGGAGAGTATGGCATGTCATGCAAACTCGATTGG GATGGGAGGTTCATAACAGTGGCAACGACGACAAGGACTAGGGGTGCAGATATTGTTTACAAGGCTAGGGACCTCCTTCATCTTCTGGCATTGACTAATGTTCCACCATCAATG GCCATACAGATACTGGATGGCAGGCTGCATTGTGACATCATCTGGACTGCCAATTGTTACGGTGGTCTTCTCTCTAAACTTTCGTTTAAGAGTAAG GGGCAATATTTTACACGGATGAAAAATATTCGGCGCAACGTGGAG GGCCTTGTATCTGTATCCGGTTGCTCCCTCTTCATTAAT GGATTTTCTGTCACTGCAATTAGCGCAATTCCTGAAGGACTATTGACGATCAGGGGTATTGTGACATCCTGCATTGTTAAAGGTCAGAATCCTGGAACTGCTGTCAGGTTGTTGAAATTGTTTCAAGAAAGGAATGGACAGACAGAGAATCTCGAGATGGATGCTTATG GGTTCAAAACTGCTCCTGGAGCAAAACTGAGATTCTTGAAGCGATTAGGTGGGAACCCATTAGTTGAACAGAAAAATTCGGAGCTTACCCTGACTAGGGGGGATGATGTCGGGGAACTGAAGCCATCCATTGGGAACCCGCGAGTTGAACACAAAAAATCGGAGGATGACCCGACACCAGAAGTCAATCACACAGAGTTTTCTTTATTTGGCCCTTCGTTGAACAAAGATGGAATGCTTGTGTGTGGTTCGTTCTTCCTTGATCATCGAG AAGATCGAAGCCGTTCTAGAAGCTTGGCCACTGTTGAAGTCGCTTTTAGAAGATTATGGCATTTCATGTACAATGTATCTG GCTGA
- the LOC133742542 gene encoding uncharacterized protein LOC133742542: MTRGEGSLVAKTESSDENPNQRLCSVLLNEFNYLAWSRAVTLALGGRSKLNFVNDKNNIPDASSSEYESWLSKDQLVMSWLINSMEPKLAEIFSYSESSRHLWDAVKDMYGNLDNAARVFQLKKDLAGIQQGNLSFVQHLGNLKAKWNELDMYRPHTTDTTILLKRAEEDKVFQLLASLGSEYEDLRSHLLMSPEFPSFTTVCNSIQREEVRKKVMNMDSRAGGSEVRAFAANKSVTSDRTYKGKRPDLKCTHCERIGRTGIGHTRDRCWILHPELKPKFNEDHKNQRGTIQRSSYISNPKANFGNTSEEMMNFTSNPITLINEFATYLQKKQGSLESNENGSTTSMLGKFAGFLAKSNMASSEDIPGSSVQEEDW; this comes from the exons ATGACAAGAGGAGAAGGTTCTCTCGTTGCAAAGACAGAAAGCTCAGATGAGAATCCAAATCAACGTCTATGCTCAGTGCTTCTAAATGAGTTCAACTACCTTGCTTGGTCAAGAGCCGTCACTCTAGCCCTTGGTGGAAGATCAAAGCTCAACTTCGTCAATGACAAAAACAACATCCCAGATGCCTCATCATCTGAATATGAAAGTTGGTTATCCAAAGACCAACTTGTTATGTCATGGCTTATTAATTCAATGGAGCCAAAGCTTGCTGAAATCTTCAGCTATTCGGAGTCATCTCGACATCTCTGGGATGCTGTCAAAGACATGTATGGCAACCTAGACAATGCAGCAAGAGTGTTCCAACTCAAAAAGGATCTTGCAGGGATTCAACAAGGTAATCTCTCATTTGTTCAACATCTTGGCAACTTAAAAGCCAAGTGGAATGAACTTGATATGTATAGACCTCACACCACTGATACCACCATATTATTGAAAAGAGCTGAAGAAGATAAAGTGTTCCAACTGCTTGCAAGTCTGGGATCTGAATATGAAGATCTAAGAAGCCATCTTTTGATGAGCCCTGAGTTTCCTTCGTTCACAACAGTATGCAACTCCATTCAACGTGAAGAAGTGCGCAAAAAGGTGATGAATATGGACAGCAGAGCTGGAGGGTCAGAAGTTAGAGCATTTGCTGCAAACAAAAGTGTCACAAGCGACAGAACATACAAAGGCAAGAGGCCAGACCTAAAATGCACTCATTGCGAACGCATTGGACGTACTGGTATAGGCCACACAAGAGATAGATGTTGGATATTGCATCCAGAACTGAAACCTAAGTTCAATGAGGACCACAAGAATCAAAGAGGCACCATTCAGAGAAGCTCTTACATCTCTAATCCAAAGGCAAACTTCGGCAACACTTCTGAAGAGATGATGAACTTCACATCCAATCCAATAACTCTCATAAATGAGTTTGCTACATATCTTCAAAAGAAGCAAGGTAGTTTAGAGAGCAATGAAAATGGAAGCACAACTTCTATGCTTGGAAAATTTGCAGGTTTTCTAGCAAAATCAAATATGGCTTCTTCAGAGGATATCCCAG GATCGAGTGTCCAAGAAGAAGATTGGTGA
- the LOC133745654 gene encoding protein JINGUBANG, giving the protein MEYHQTYPYSYNDIESQTNYFHGDQSDHYLTSEPSLQSVPSLSSQSHSQENQPTYHHCLTTLQGHNSYISSLIISGNFIYTGSDREIRSWKCNPHVESYNENLSADHCMVSAGKGAVKSLAISGDKLFSAHQDHKIRVWKIDNNEPDHQKYSRLATLPTLGDRAAKLLMPKHQVQIRRHKKSTWVNHVDTVSALALSRDESLLYSVSWDRTLKVWSTSDFKCLESVTNAHDDAVNAVAVSFEDGHVYTGSADKKIKVWKKELGEKKHSLIAILEKHNSGVNALALSSDGCVLYSGACDRSIVVWEKIDSEGNMGVVGALRGHTKSILCLAVVSDLVCSGSADQTIRIWRGVARSYSCLALLEGHKGPVKCLTATVDHCNTSDASNYLIYSGGLDCDIKVWQVFVPCQ; this is encoded by the coding sequence ATGGAATACCACCAGACCTATCCGTACTCATACAATGATATTGAATCTCAGACAAATTATTTTCATGGTGATCAATCAGATCATTACCTTACTTCTGAGCCAAGCCTCCAGTCAGTTCCTTCCCTGTCCTCACAATCCCACAGTCAAGAAAATCAGCCCACCTATCACCATTGCCTCACCACTTTGCAAGGCCACAACTCCTACATATCCTCTCTCATCATATCTGGAAACTTCATCTATACCGGCTCCGACAGAGAAATCCGGTCGTGGAAGTGCAACCCTCACGTCGAGTCCTATAACGAAAACTTGAGTGCTGATCATTGCATGGTGTCTGCAGGAAAGGGAGCAGTGAAGTCCCTAGCAATTTCAGGTGACAAGCTCTTCAGTGCTCATCAAGATCACAAGATTCGAGTCTGGAAAATCGATAACAATGAACCTGACCACCAAAAGTACTCGCGCTTAGCCACGTTGCCAACGCTTGGTGACCGCGCTGCTAAGCTTTTGATGCCCAAGCACCAGGTCCAAATAAGAAGGCACAAGAAGAGCACTTGGGTCAATCATGTGGACACTGTCTCTGCACTTGCCTTATCAAGAGACGAGTCACTTCTTTATTCTGTTTCATGGGATCGAACGCTCAAGGTATGGAGCACATCAGACTTCAAATGTTTGGAGTCTGTGACAAATGCACATGATGATGCTGTAAATGCAGTGGCAGTATCATTCGAGGATGGACATGTTTATACTGGTTCAGCAGACAAAAAAATTAAGGTGTGGAAGAAAGAGTTGGGAGAAAAGAAACATTCTCTAATTGCTATATTAGAGAAGCACAATTCTGGGGTCAATGCACTTGCTCTGAGCAGTGATGGTTGCGTGTTGTACTCCGGTGCATGTGACAGGTCCATTGTTGTTTGGGAGAAGATAGATAGTGAGGGTAACATGGGTGTTGTGGGTGCGCTTAGAGGTCATACCAAGTCCATATTATGCTTGGCAGTGGTGTCAGACTTGGTATGTAGTGGTTCTGCAGACCAAACGATAAGAATCTGGAGAGGGGTTGCTAGAAGTTATTCCTGTTTGGCCTTGTTGGAAGGGCATAAAGGTCCAGTCAAGTGTTTAACTGCTACAGTTGACCACTGCAACACATCTGACGCGTCCAATTATCTCATTTACAGTGGGGGTTTGGACTGTGACATCAAGGTTTGGCAGGTCTTTGTTCCTTGTCAGTAG